The following are encoded in a window of Impatiens glandulifera chromosome 5, dImpGla2.1, whole genome shotgun sequence genomic DNA:
- the LOC124940707 gene encoding 2-methylpropanoate--CoA ligase CCL4-like, with protein sequence MDELKPRPENSTPLTPLGFLERAATVYGDCTSIIYNSVTYNWSETHRRCLQLASSIQSIGIRRSDVVSVLAPNIPAMYELHFAVPMAGAVLNTINTRLDSRTISVLLRHSESKLIFVDYQSSSLILEALCLFPPNSPRPLLILINEVGQVLESPTTTTLDFISTYEDFVNKGRPDFEWVRPVSEWDPIVLNYTSGTTSLPKGVVHCHRGIFIMTINCLMDWGVKKQPVYLWTLPMFHANGWCFPWGIAAMGGVNVCLRKFDAVSIFEVIRVHNVTHMCGAPIVLNMLTNSPDGKPLINPVQIMTAGAPPPAAVLLKTEALGFVVSHGYGLTETASIVASCAWNPNWDKLSPEKRARMKARQGVGTLINVVDVVDPETGKSVNRDGSTLGEVVIRGGSLMLGYLKDPVGTSKCIKDGWFYTGDVAVMDPDGYLTIKDRSKDVIISGGENISSVEVESVLYTHPAVKEAAVVARDDEFWGETPCAFVCLKEGIKVGTSEKELVEYCRERLPHFMAPKTVVFIKELPKTSTGKIKKFELREQAKAMGPGIKMSGP encoded by the coding sequence ATGGATGAGTTAAAGCCCAGACCTGAAAATTCCACACCATTAACCCCGTTGGGATTCCTAGAGAGAGCTGCAACAGTTTACGGCGACTGCACATCGATCATCTATAACTCTGTAACCTACAATTGGTCGGAGACCCACCGGCGATGCCTTCAGCTCGCTTCGTCCATCCAATCCATCGGCATTCGCCGGAGCGACGTCGTCTCCGTTCTCGCTCCAAACATCCCGGCGATGTACGAGCTCCACTTTGCGGTTCCCATGGCAGGCGCCGTACTCAACACTATTAACACCCGTCTCGACTCCCGCACCATCTCCGTGCTCCTCCGTCACAGCGAATCCAAACTCATCTTCGTCGACTACCAGTCATCGTCCCTGATACTCGAAGCTCTCTGCCTCTTCCCACCGAATTCTCCCCGTCCCTTACTCATCCTCATCAATGAGGTCGGTCAAGTACTCGAATCCCCGACGACGACCACCCTTGATTTTATCTCCACTTATGAGGATTTTGTGAACAAGGGTCGTCCGGACTTCGAGTGGGTTCGACCGGTTAGCGAGTGGGATCCGATTGTCCTAAACTATACCTCCGGGACCACATCGTTGCCGAAAGGTGTCGTCCATTGCCACCGCGGGATTTTCATCATGACCATTAATTGTTTAATGGATTGGGGCGTGAAGAAGCAGCCGGTTTACTTGTGGACACTGCCAATGTTTCACGCCAACGGTTGGTGCTTCCCGTGGGGAATTGCGGCGATGGGCGGCGTTAACGTATGCCTCCGTAAATTCGATGCAGTTTCCATATTCGAGGTAATTCGTGTACACAACGTGACCCACATGTGCGGTGCCCCGATTGTACTCAACATGTTGACAAACAGCCCAGATGGGAAACCACTCATAAACCCGGTTCAGATTATGACCGCCGGCGCACCCCCACCGGCAGCCGTGCTCTTGAAAACTGAGGCGTTAGGTTTTGTTGTCAGCCATGGTTATGGGCTGACGGAGACGGCTAGCATAGTGGCTTCATGCGCCTGGAATCCAAACTGGGACAAACTATCGCCTGAGAAGCGGGCTCGGATGAAGGCGAGGCAGGGCGTTGGAACGTTGATTAATGTAGTTGATGTGGTCGATCCGGAAACCGGGAAGAGCGTGAACCGGGACGGGTCGACCCTTGGAGAGGTAGTTATACGGGGCGGGTCTttaatgttgggttatttgaaagaTCCGGTCGGAACTTCCAAATGCATTAAGGATGGTTGGTTTTACACGGGAGACGTTGCGGTGATGGATCCGGACGGGTATTTAACGATAAAAGACCGATCGAAAGACGTGATAATAAGCGGGGGAGAGAATATTAGCAGCGTGGAGGTGGAGTCGGTTCTCTATACGCACCCGGCGGTGAAAGAGGCTGCGGTTGTGGCGAGGGACGATGAGTTTTGGGGGGAGACGCCGTGCGCTTTTGTGTGCCTGAAGGAGGGGATAAAAGTGGGGACATCGGAGAAAGAGTTGGTGGAATATTGCCGTGAAAGGTTGCCTCATTTCATGGCGCCGAAGACGGTGGTATTCATAAAGGAGCTGCCGAAAACTTCTACTGGAAAAATTAAGAAGTTTGAGCTTAGAGAGCAGGCCAAAGCTATGGGTCCAGGAATTAAGATGAGTGGTCCTTGA